A window of Echeneis naucrates chromosome 13, fEcheNa1.1, whole genome shotgun sequence contains these coding sequences:
- the zbtb44 gene encoding zinc finger and BTB domain-containing protein 44 isoform X2, with the protein MGVKTFTHSSTSHSQEMLEKLNALRNEGHLCDVTIRVQDKLFLAHKVVLACCSEFFRSKLVGRPDEEDKFVLDLHHVTVSGFAPLLEYAYTSTLSISTENIIDVLAAASYMQMFAVASTCSEFMKSSILWSPGNNNNNNNMTADKPHESAQESASSNCTLTPLDGSVSPVSSDCSVMERNVPICRESRRKRKSFVTMASPESPLKCTTQIVTTSPQIPNPSPSFSDSTAQPVESSLAFPWTFPFGIDRRFHSDKSKLPESPRCIEQGTPATSEVVVGRRLSDFLACESSKAVSSPVPVEEEDVRVKVERLSDEEAQEASSQPISASQSSMSDQQTVPGSEQVQEELLISPQSSSIGSMDEGVSEGLPSMQSTSNAGGHGEDDERLEGIQYPYHLYISPSARPGTNGPDRPFQCPTCGVRFTRIQNLKQHMLIHSGIKPFQCDRCGKKFTRAYSLKMHRLKHEVISSCPTT; encoded by the exons ATGGGCGTCAAAACCTTCACCCATAGCTCGACCTCCCACAGCCAGGAGATGTTGGAGAAGCTAAACGCTTTACGCAACGAGGGGCACTTGTGTGACGTCACCATCCGCGTCCAAGACAAGCTGTTCTTGGCCCACAAAGTGGTCCTGGCCTGCTGCAGCGAGTTCTTTCGCTCCAAACTGGTGGGCAGGCCAGACGAGGAGGACAAGTTTGTGTTGGACCTCCATCACGTGACTGTTAGCGGCTTTGCCCCACTGTTGGAATACGCTTACACATCGACCCTCTCCATCAGCACGGAGAATATCATCGACGTCCTGGCAGCGGCTAGCTACATGCAGATGTTTGCAGTGGCGAGCACGTGTTCCGAGTTCATGAAGTCAAGTATCCTGTGGAGCCCgggtaacaacaacaacaacaacaacatgacgGCAGACAAACCCCATGAATCAGCACAAGAGAGCGCCTCGTCAAACTGCACCCTGACGCCGCTGGATGGCAGCGTATCACCCGTGTCGTCAGACTGCAGCGTGATGGAGCGGAACGTTCCTATATGCCGGGAGTCTCGACGGAAACGCAAGAGCTTTGTAACAATGGCGTCACCGGAGAGTCCGCTCAAATGCACTACACAGATCGTCACCACCTCCCCACAGATCCCCAACCCGTCCCCCTCCTTCTCAGACAGCACAGCCCAGCCTGTGGAGTCCTCCCTGGCCTTTCCGTGGACTTTCCCATTCGGCATCGACCGGAGGTTCCACTCAGACAAATCAAAGCTCCCAGAGAGCCCTCGCTGTATCGAGCAGGGCACTCCGGCGACCTCAGAAGTGGTGGTCGGCCGGCGGCTCAGTGACTTTCTGGCATGCGAGAGCTCCAAGGCAGTGTCGTCTCCGGTGCCGGTAGAGGAGGAAGACGTGAGGGTGAAGGTGGAGCGTCTCAGCGATGAGGAGGCCCAAGAGGCGTCCTCTCAACCCATCAGTGCCTCCCAGAGCTCCATGAGTGACCAGCAGACGGTGCCGGGCAGCGAACAGGTCCAGGAAGAGCTGCTCATCAGCCCACAGTCCTCTTCTATAG GGTCGATGGACGAGGGCGTGTCTGAGGGCTTACCATCAATGCAGAGCACCTCTAACGCTGGAGGACATGGAGAAGATGATGAAAG gTTGGAAGGGATTCAGTATCCGTACCACCTCTACATCAGCCCTTCAGCCCGACCCGGCACCAACGGCCCCGACCGGCCCTTTCAGTGCCCAACCTGCGGAGTCCGATTCACACGCATTCAAAATCTGAAGCAGCACATGCTCATACACTCCG gcATTAAGCCTTTCCAGTGTGACCGCTGTGGGAAAAAGTTCACACGGGCCTACTCCCTAAAGATGCATCGGCTGAAGCACGAAG TGATTTCCTCGTGCCCGACTACCTGA
- the zbtb44 gene encoding zinc finger and BTB domain-containing protein 44 isoform X1: protein MGVKTFTHSSTSHSQEMLEKLNALRNEGHLCDVTIRVQDKLFLAHKVVLACCSEFFRSKLVGRPDEEDKFVLDLHHVTVSGFAPLLEYAYTSTLSISTENIIDVLAAASYMQMFAVASTCSEFMKSSILWSPGNNNNNNNMTADKPHESAQESASSNCTLTPLDGSVSPVSSDCSVMERNVPICRESRRKRKSFVTMASPESPLKCTTQIVTTSPQIPNPSPSFSDSTAQPVESSLAFPWTFPFGIDRRFHSDKSKLPESPRCIEQGTPATSEVVVGRRLSDFLACESSKAVSSPVPVEEEDVRVKVERLSDEEAQEASSQPISASQSSMSDQQTVPGSEQVQEELLISPQSSSIGSMDEGVSEGLPSMQSTSNAGGHGEDDERLEGIQYPYHLYISPSARPGTNGPDRPFQCPTCGVRFTRIQNLKQHMLIHSGIKPFQCDRCGKKFTRAYSLKMHRLKHEGKRCFRCQICSATFTSFGEYKHHMRVSRHIIRKPRIYECKTCGAMFTNSGNLIVHLRSLNHEASELANYFQSSDFLVPDYLSQVQEEEEVLGVQYELEESQHHPVYPGSTSTSATTAASSSSSVQMPVISQVSSSTQNCESSSGFLSPEPLDPLEAPASLKMDADETAAITEETKMDQSAGGSSPEVFEEAQQQQQHAQAKELVSITIE, encoded by the exons ATGGGCGTCAAAACCTTCACCCATAGCTCGACCTCCCACAGCCAGGAGATGTTGGAGAAGCTAAACGCTTTACGCAACGAGGGGCACTTGTGTGACGTCACCATCCGCGTCCAAGACAAGCTGTTCTTGGCCCACAAAGTGGTCCTGGCCTGCTGCAGCGAGTTCTTTCGCTCCAAACTGGTGGGCAGGCCAGACGAGGAGGACAAGTTTGTGTTGGACCTCCATCACGTGACTGTTAGCGGCTTTGCCCCACTGTTGGAATACGCTTACACATCGACCCTCTCCATCAGCACGGAGAATATCATCGACGTCCTGGCAGCGGCTAGCTACATGCAGATGTTTGCAGTGGCGAGCACGTGTTCCGAGTTCATGAAGTCAAGTATCCTGTGGAGCCCgggtaacaacaacaacaacaacaacatgacgGCAGACAAACCCCATGAATCAGCACAAGAGAGCGCCTCGTCAAACTGCACCCTGACGCCGCTGGATGGCAGCGTATCACCCGTGTCGTCAGACTGCAGCGTGATGGAGCGGAACGTTCCTATATGCCGGGAGTCTCGACGGAAACGCAAGAGCTTTGTAACAATGGCGTCACCGGAGAGTCCGCTCAAATGCACTACACAGATCGTCACCACCTCCCCACAGATCCCCAACCCGTCCCCCTCCTTCTCAGACAGCACAGCCCAGCCTGTGGAGTCCTCCCTGGCCTTTCCGTGGACTTTCCCATTCGGCATCGACCGGAGGTTCCACTCAGACAAATCAAAGCTCCCAGAGAGCCCTCGCTGTATCGAGCAGGGCACTCCGGCGACCTCAGAAGTGGTGGTCGGCCGGCGGCTCAGTGACTTTCTGGCATGCGAGAGCTCCAAGGCAGTGTCGTCTCCGGTGCCGGTAGAGGAGGAAGACGTGAGGGTGAAGGTGGAGCGTCTCAGCGATGAGGAGGCCCAAGAGGCGTCCTCTCAACCCATCAGTGCCTCCCAGAGCTCCATGAGTGACCAGCAGACGGTGCCGGGCAGCGAACAGGTCCAGGAAGAGCTGCTCATCAGCCCACAGTCCTCTTCTATAG GGTCGATGGACGAGGGCGTGTCTGAGGGCTTACCATCAATGCAGAGCACCTCTAACGCTGGAGGACATGGAGAAGATGATGAAAG gTTGGAAGGGATTCAGTATCCGTACCACCTCTACATCAGCCCTTCAGCCCGACCCGGCACCAACGGCCCCGACCGGCCCTTTCAGTGCCCAACCTGCGGAGTCCGATTCACACGCATTCAAAATCTGAAGCAGCACATGCTCATACACTCCG gcATTAAGCCTTTCCAGTGTGACCGCTGTGGGAAAAAGTTCACACGGGCCTACTCCCTAAAGATGCATCGGCTGAAGCACGAAGGTAAACGCTGTTTCCGGTGCCAGATTTGTAGCGCCACATTCACGTCCTTCGGTGAATATAAGCACCACATGAGGGTCTCCCGACACATAATCCGCAAGCCGCGGATTTACGAGTGCAAAACGTGCGGCGCCATGTTCACCAACTCTGGCAATTTAATTGTACACCTGAGGAGTCTGAACCATGAGGCATCCGAACTAGCAAACTACTTCCAGAGCAG TGATTTCCTCGTGCCCGACTACCTGAGCcaggtgcaggaggaggaggaggtgctggGAGTCCAGTATGAGCTGGAGGAGTCCCAGCATCACCCCGTGTACCCAGGCAGCACCTCCACCTCCGCCACCACTGCcgcctcgtcctcctcctcagtccAGATGCCTGTCATCTCCCAGGTCTCCTCCTCTACCCAGAATTGCGAGAGTTCCTCCGGCTTCCTTTCACCTGAGCCCCTGGATCCCCTGGAAGCCCCAGCCTCCCTCAAGATGGACGCTGACGAGACGGCAGCCATAACAGAGGAGACCAAGATGGACCAGAGTGCAGGTGGGAGTTCCCCAGAGGTGTTTGAAgaagctcagcagcagcagcagcatgccCAGGCCAAGGAGCTGGTTTCCATTACCATAGAATGA